In the Gemmatimonadota bacterium genome, ATGGCGTAGATCACCGAGCCCGACCCGAGGAACAGGAGCGCCTTGAAGAACGCGTGCGTCATGAGATGGAACACGCCCGCCGTGTACGCCCCGACGCCCACGCCCACGAACATGTAGCCGAGCTGCGAGACCGTGGAGTACGCGAGCACCTTCTTGATGTCCCACTGCTTGAGCCCGATCGTCGCCGCGAACACCGCCGTGAGCGCCCCGATCACCGCGACCGTGAGCTGCGCCGTCGGCGCCATCGAGAAGAGGATCGCGCTGCGGGCGATGAGGTACACGCCCGCCGTCACCATCGTCGCCGCATGGATGAGCGCCGAGACCGGCGTCGGACCCGCCATCGCGTCCGGCAGCCAGATGAAGAGCGGGATCTGCGCCGACTTGCCCGTGGCACCCAGGAACAGGAAGAGGCAGATCGCCGTGATCAGCGCCCCGCCGAACGCAGCCTCAGGCGCCGCCGCCCCGACCCCGGCGTACGTGAGCGACCCGAAGTTCGCGAACATCAGGAACATCGCCACCAGGAACCCGAAGTCACCGATGCGATTGACGATGAACGCCTTCTTCCCCGCATCCGCATTCGCCTTCTCGGAGAACCAGAACCCGATCAGCAGGTAGGAGCACAGCCCGACCCCTTCCCACCCCACGAACATCAGCGGATAGCTCGACCCCATGACCAGCAGGAGCATGAAGAACACGAAGAGATTGAGGTACGCGAAATACCGCGGATACCCCGGATCCTCCTGCATGTACCCAACGGAGAAGATGTGGATGAGCGTCCCGATCCCCGTGATGATCAGCATCATCACCATCGAGAGCTGATCCAACTGGAACGCGACATCAACCGACAACTTCCCAGTCGGCATCCACTCAAAGAGCGTAAGGACGTAGGGCACATGCATCCCTTCGCCAGCCCCACGCATCGCAAAGAAGATGGCCAGAGTCAGCGCAAAACTGAGCGCCAGCACGGAAGGCCCAATGATCGAAACCAACCCAGCCGCCGCATGCCGCACCGGATGATCATGCATGGGCCATGGTCATCATGCCCCCCATGCCCCCCTCCGCCGTTCTCTGTGCCCTCTGTGTCCCCTCTGTGGTGACCGCCGTTGCCGTGCCCATGCCCGCCCGCACTCGGATCAGAAGGCCCAGGCCGCCCAGCCGCACGCAGAGAAAGCCACCCATTGAGCACGAACCCCAGCAGCGGCAACACCGGCACCACCCAAGCGAACCGAGCAACGGTATCAGCCAGGGGATGCCCCGTAGAAGCGTGTTCGACTTGCATCATCCCTTCAGCAAGTTGATGTCCTCGAGATTCACCGACTGCCGGTGACGGAAGATCGCGATGATGATCGCGAGCCCCACCGCGGCCTCGGCAGCAGCGACCGTCATCACGAAGATGACGAACACCTGCCCCGTGGCCCCGTAGAGCTTGGACAGCGCGACGAAGGACAGGTTCACCGCGTTGAGCATCAGCTCCACGCACATGAACAGGATGATGGCGTTCCGGCGCGTCAGCACGCCCACCACGCCGATGGTGAACAGCACCGCCGAGAGCGCCAGCGACTCAGCGAGCATCATTCGCTCCCTTCTTCTTGCCGATGACCACCGCGCCCACGATCGCCGTGAGCAGGAGCATCGAGGTGAGTTCGAACGCCAGCAGGTGTTCCCGGAACAGCGGCGCCGCGATCGGCCCGATCACCCCACCCGGCCCGTCGATCGCCATCGCCGTCTCCGCCGCCTTCAGCTTCAGCGTCGCCGGGAAGCTCGACCGCGCCAGCACCATGATCTCCGCCAGCATCGCCAGCCCCACCGCGCCCGCCGCCAGCCGCCCCGCGTTCCCGCGGATGTCCGTCACCGCGTCCGCGCTGCCCAGGTTGAGCAGCATGACCACGAAGAGGAACACCACCATGATCGCGCCGGCATACACCAGCACCTGGATCGCGCCGATGAACTGCGCATCGAGCAGCATGTACAGCGCCGCCAGGCAGAACATCACGTTCACCAGCCACATCGCCGCCGCCACCGGGCTCTTCCGCGTCACGAACAGGATCGCCGAGGCGATCGCGATCAGCCCGAAGAGATAGAAGTGGAAGCTGTAGAACAGCGTGAAGAAGTCGTTGCCCAAGGGGGTCACTCCCCCTTGGGGTGCATGGGATCCCACAGCTCGCTCACCGGGTGCGTCTGCGCCGTGAGCCGCTCCAGGTCATAGACGAATTTCTGCCTATTAAACTCCGCGTTCTCGTAGTGCCGCCCCAGGTGGATCGCTTCCTCCGGGCACACTTCCTGGCAATAGCCGCAGAAGATGCACCGGAACTCGTCGATCTCGAACACGAGCGGGTAGCGGTTCCCTTCCTCGTCCTCGCCCGGCACCAGCTTGATGCAGTTCGCCGGACAGACCGTCGGACAGAGACCGCAGGCCACGCACTTCGCCTTGCCGTCCTCCGTGGTCAGCATCCGGTGCGTCCCGCGCCACCGCGGCGAGAGGTCCCACTTCTCTTCCGGGTACTGGATCGTCACCCGGTGCGGGTCCACGAGGTGCTTCAGGGTGAGGGCCAGCCCCTTGAGCGTGGCGCGCACGTAGCTCACCTCGCCCACCGGCCGTTCCATCACCTTCACGTTGATCGCCATCAGCGGGTCTCCCCCTGCACGAGCGTGGTGCGATCGGTCGCCGTCTGGCGCAGCCGCGCCACCTTCTCACGGTCCAGACGCGACGACGCCGGGCTGATGATCCGCCCGCGGTCGATGATCACGAAGAGCAGGATGGCGATCGCGATGTTCATCACGCCCATCACCATCCAGAAGGTCGCGCTCGTCCGCGCCACGCCGGCCGCATCCAGCCCCAGCACCGCGCTCGCGACGATCACGATGTACGCCAGCGCCACCGGGAGCATGAACTTCCACCCGAGCGACATCAGCTGGTCATACCGGAACCGCGGCAGCGTCCAGCGGATCCAGATGTAGAAGAAGACGAAGAAGTACAGCTTGAGCGCGAACGCCCCGAACGTCACCAGCGACTTGAGCACCGTCGCCGGCCCGCTGTTGTCCCACTGCGTGAACGGGATGTCCCAGCCGCCGAAGAACAGCGTCACGAACATCGCGCTCGCCGTGATCATGTTCGCGTACTCGGCGATGAAGAACATCGAGAACTTCATCCCGCTGTACTCGGCGTGGTACCCGGCGACCAGCTCCGACTCCGCTTCCGGCAGGTCGAACGGCACGCGGTTCGTCTCGGCGAAGGCACTCACGATGAACAGGAACCCCGCGATCGAGAGCAGCACGATGTTCCACGCGCTCGCCTGCTGCTGCGCGATGATCCCGTTCAGCGAGACGTTCCCCGACATGAGCAGGACGCAGACGAGGCTCATCCCCATCGCGATCTCGTAGCTCACCATCTGCGCCGAGGAGCGGAGGCCGCCGAGGAGCGAGTACTTGTTGTTCGAGGACCAGCCCGCGAGCACGATCCCGTACACGCCCAGCGAGGTGATCGCGAGCACGTAGAGGAACCCGATCGGCAGGTCGGCGACCACGAGGTCGATCTTCCCCCAGGGCGTCGGCAGCGGCGCCCCGAAGGGGATCACCGCCCACGCGATCATCGCCGTGGTGAACGCCAGCGCCGGCGCGAGGATGAACAGCGGCTTGTTCACCTCCCCCGGCATCGTCTCTTCCTTCATGAAGTTCTTCACGCCGTCGGCCGCCACCTGCAGCAGGCCCCACGGACCGACGCGGTTGGGACCATGACGGTCCTGGATCCACGCCGACACCTTCCGCTCCGCGAGCGTCGTGTACGCCACGACGACCATGTAGAGCGTGAAGATCGCGAGCATCTTGATCACCGTGAAGACGAGGAACGCCAGCGTCTGCGGTGGGAGCTGCGAGATCTCTTGCATCAGTGGGCCCCTGCGGTGGAACCGGCCGTGGCGCCCGCGACGGTCGCGCCGCGCAGCCCCAGCTGGTCGTAGGAGAGGCCGGCGAAGGCGGGCACCTCGCCCGCGAGCTTCGCGAAGACCGTCTGCGGCAGGCTGCAGTCGTCGGAGTCCGCCCCGACGGCCGTGGCGAGGTCCGCCAGCGCATACCAGCTCGGCCGCGCCATCCCCGGCGCCGCCTTCGCCTGCAGGAACCGCTGCACCCGTCCGCGGAGGTTGGTGAAGGTCCCCTCTTCCTCCGCGACGTTCGCGATCGGCAGCACCACCGCCGGCGTGCCGACGGTCATGGGGAGCACCGTCCCAACCACGATCACCGCGCTCGCCTTCGCCACCGCCTTCGCATCCATCCCGTCCAGCGCATCGTCCGCGAGCACGAGCACATCGCCGTCCTTGAGCCCGGCGAGCACATCGGCATCGCGCCGCGCGAAGCCGAGCAGCTCGGCCCCGTTCACGTTCGGCGCGCGGTCCGCGCGGAGCGAGAGATCCTTCACCCCCGGCAGCGGCGCCTCAGGCCCGGTGGCGCAGCGGAACACGCCCTCGCCCCCGGTCGCCTTGATGATGCGACGCAGGAGGAACAGGGCCTCGTTGGAAAGCTTGGGGCTCGCCACGACATACGCGCGCCTCCCCTTCATCCTTGAGCCTACTTCCCTCAAGGCTACCTCCCAATCCACCGGCTTGAGCTCATCGTGCACGCGGATCTGGGGCACTTCGATCCGGTCAGCACGACTCATCCAGCGATAGTCGAGTCGTCCCGCATCGCAGAGATAGAACTTGTTCACGTCGTCGTTCGACCGCGGCTTCATGCGCACCACGACGTTGTCGCGCGTCTCGAGCACGCTGTTGCACCCCTGCGAGCAGCCGGTGCACACCGACGCCGTGCGATCGAGCTCCCACGCGCGCGCCTTGTTCAGGAAGTCCTTCGAGACCAGCGCGCCCACGGGGCAAAGGTCGATCACGTTCGCCGCCCACGGCTGCACCAGGTCGGCGTCCGGCGCCTTCGAGATCATCGCCCGGTCGCCGCGCTCGCTCACGCAGAGCACCGGCTCGTGGTGCACGTCGTCCATGAACCGCACGCAGCGCGTGCAGAGGATGCAGCGGTTGGTGACGTACAGGACGTCGCCGCCGAAGTCCTCCACCGGGTTGAAGCGCTTCGGCTCCTGGTACCGCGAGTCCGCGCGCCCTTCCTGGAAGGTGTAGTCCTGCAGCTCGCACTCCCCGGCCTGGTCGCAGATCGGGCAGTCGAGCGGATGATTGATGAGCAGCAGCTCCAGCACGCCCTTGCGCGCCTCGAGCGCCTTCTCGGAGTAGACATGCACCACCTGCCCCTCGCCCACCGCCGTGGCGCAGGACGGGGCCAGCTTCGGCATCTTCTCCACCTCGACGAGGCACATGCGGCACACGCCGGCGACCGGGAGCCCCGGGTGATAGCAGTAGTGGGGAATGAGCACCCCCGCATGCTTCGCCGCCTCGAGGATCGTGGTGCCCTCCGGCACCGAGACTCCACGCCCCTCGATGACGAGGTTCACCATCTTTCCCCCTTCATCCTTCAGCGTCATCGAGCCCCCGCCATCGCCACGGTGGAAGATCGGCGTCCCTTTATCAATGCTTCAAACTCCCCGCGGAACTTCTTGATCCCGCTCACCACCGGCGCACCGCAGGAGTCAGAAAGCACACAAATCGTCTTGCCGGTCATGGACTCGGAGAGCTCGAAGATCGTATCGAGATCCTCGAACGTCCCCTGACCCGCCACGATCCGCTCCAGGATCTTCGTCATCCACGCCGTCCCTTCACGGCACTGCGTGCACTGCGCACAGCTCTCGTGCGCGTAGAACCGCGCCAGCCGCGCCAACTGCCTCGGCATCGATTGCGCATCGTCGAAGATGATCACGCCGCCGGACCCCAGCATCGTCCCGACTTCCATGAACCCTTCGTAGTCCATCTTCACCTGCTCGGCTTCCTCGATCGTGATCACCGGCACCGAACTCCCGCCGGGGATGAGCGCCTTGAACTTCCGGCCCGCCGGCGGTCCGCCGCACAGGTCGTACAGGAACTCCTTGAACGAGAAGCCCATCACCACTTCGTAGTTGCCCGGCTTCGCCACGTTGCCGCACACCGAGAAGAGCTTCGACCCCATGCTCTTCGGGCTCGACAGGCACATCGCCTTGTACCACTCGGCGCCGTTGTTCATGATGTGCGGCACCGCCGCCAGCGTCTCGACGTTGTTGATCGTCGTCGGCATGCCGAAGAGCCCCGCGACGGCCGGGAACGGCGGCTTGATCCGCGGGTTCCCGCGCTTCCCTTCGATCGAGTTCATCAGGGCCGTCTCTTCGCCGCAGATGTACGCGCCGGCGCCCTTGTGCACCCAGATCTCCACGTCCTTCCCCGAGCCCATCGCGTTCTTCCCGATGATCCCGGCCGCCCGCGCCTCGGCGAGCGCCTTCTCCATCACCTGGATCGGCTCCGAGAACTCGCCGCGGATGTAGATGTAGGCCTTCGTCGCGCCGATCGCGTACGCCCCGATCGCCACCCCCTCGATGAGGGCGTGCGGCGTCCAGCGCATGATCTCCCGGTCCTTGAACGTCCCCGGCTCCGACTCGTCGGCGTTGCAGCAGAGGTAATGCTGCTTCCCGTCGCCCGGCTTCATGAACGACCACTTGAGCCCGGTCGGGAACCCCGCCCCGCCGCGCCCACGCAGCCCCGAAGCCTTCACGATGTCGACGATGGCCGTCGGCTCCATATGGAGCGCCTGCGCGAGCGCCTTGTACCCGCCACGCGCCTTCCACCCATCAAGCGTCCGCGCTTCGGGGTCGCCGAAGTGCTTGCTGAGGATCGGAGTCTCGCGAGGGTGCGACTTATGGGGATAACCCATGGGAATGCTCTTGGGACTGGCTGTGATTGCTGCTGAGCAGGGAGGAAGGCTCAGAGGCCACAGAGGACAAGAGAACCGGGCAGCCCTGTTGGAAAGGCATCGCCGGTCCGCCTTTCGCCCCTTATCCCTCTGCCTTGATCGCCTTTAACGAGTCCGCCAGTATCTCCGGCACTTTTGCCGGCGTCACATTCTCGACATAGTCCTCATTGATCTGCACCGGCGTCGCGAACCCGCACGCCCCGAGGCACTCGACCTCGATCACCGTGTACTTCCCATCCGGCGACGTCAGCCCCAGCTCCCGGCACCCCGTGAGCTCGAGGAACGCCTTCACCACGTCATCGGCCCCGGCACAGAGGCAGGGCGACGTCGTGCACACCTGGATGAAGTTCCGCCCCACCGGATGCTGGTGGTACATCGTGTAGAAGGTGACGACGCCCTTCACGTACGCCGCCGTACACCCTAGCTGTTCTCCTACTTCCTTCATCGAGTCTTCAGAGATCCACCCCCGCTCCTGCTGGATCATCCAAAGGGCCGGCAACAAGGCCGCCCGCTTCTCGGGATACCGCGAGATGATGTCATCCAGCTCCTTGCGCCGCGCCGACCCGGCCGTGAACACCGGCTCGTACGGCTCATGCCCATGCGAAGGAGCGGCGTGCCCGTGCCCGGGCGCCGAAGGTCCGTGGCTCACCGGTCGATCTCTCCCATGACGATGTCGATGGAGGCGTTGATCGCGATGACGTCGGAGAGCAGGTGCCCCTCCACCATCTTCGGGATCGCCGAGAGGTTCACATAGCTCGGCGGCCGGATGCGCCAGCGCACCGGCTTCGACGTCCCGTCCGAGACGAAGTAGTAGCCCTTCTCCCCCTTCGGCGACTCGATCGGCACGTACGTCTCGCCGATCGGCGGCCGGGGGCCTTCCATGACGAGCTTGAAGTGATGGATCATGCTCTCCATCTCGCTCGTCGCCTTGTGCTTGTGCGGCAGGATCACGCGCGGGTCGTCCACGTTCACCGGCCCGTCCGGCAGCCGCTTCACCGCCTGCTCCAGGATGCGCACCGACTGCTTGAGCTCCTCCGAGCGCACCAGGAAGCGGTCATAGACGTCGCCGTTCGTCCCCACCGGCACGTCGAAGTCGTAGGTCTCGTAGTCGAGGTACGGGAAGTCCTTGCGGACGTCGTACGCCACGCCCGAGGCGCGGAGCATCGGACCCGAGAGGCCGTAGTTCAGCGCCTCCTGCGGCGACATCACGCCCAGGCCCACCGTGCGCCCCACCCAGATCGCGTTGCGCGTGAGCATCCGATCGACCTGGTCCAGCGTCTTGGGGAAGCGCTCCAGGAAGCCCTTGAGCCCGTCCACCCAGCCGTCCGGCACGTCGGCGATCATGCCGCCCACGCGGGTGCCGCTCGTCGTGAGCCGCGCGCCCGTCCACCCTTCGAGCAGCTTGTAGACGTTCTCGCGCTCCTGGAAGCTCCACAGGAAGGGCGTGAACGCGCCGATGTCGATGCAGGTCGTCCCCAGCCAGACCAGGTGCGAGATGATGCGCGACAGCTCCATCGCGATCACCCGCAGGACCGTGCACCGCTCCGTGATCTCGATCCCGAAGAGCCGCTCGGCGCCCAGCACGAAGGCGACGTTGTTGCCCATCGAGTTGAGGTAGTCCTCGCGGTCCGTCCACGGGATGATCTGGTTGTACTGCCGGTACTCGCCGATCTTCTCGAAGCCGCAGTGCAGGTAGCCCACGTGCGGGATGCAGCGGACCACCGTCTCGCCATCGAGCTCCAGCACCAGCCGGAGCACGCCGTGCGTCGCCGGGTGCTGCGGGCCGATGTTGATGAGCATGTGCTCGCCTTCGAGCTCCGGCCCGAAGGCCTCCTCGGGCGTGCGGTGCTTGATCTCCATCTCCACCATGCGGGTGGCCATCGCTATTCCCCCACCTTCTCGCCGCCGGCGAGCCGCTTGCGCATGTCCGCCGGGAGGTGACCGAACGCCTCGGCCACGCTGAGTTCTTCCATGGAGTACTTCGCCTCGGGGTCCTGGCTGAGCGCGTTCTTGAGCTGCTCCGAGCGCGAGAACCGGCCGCGCAGCGGGAAATCCTTCCGGAGGGGGAACCCTTCCTTGTACTGCTCCCAGAGCAGGATCCGGCGCAGGTCCGGGTGCCCCGCGAAGGTGATGCCGAACATGTCGTAGCACTCGCGCTCGAGCCAATCCGCGCCCTTCCACACCGGCCACACCGACGGCACTTCGAGCGGCGTCTTCCCGTCCTTCGGGATCTCCGCCTTGAGGCGCAGGAAGCGCCGGTACTTGATGGAGCGGATGTGCCAGACCACTTCGATGGGACGCACGTGGTCGCGATACTCGACCGCAGTGACGTCCGAGAGGTACTCGTAGGACTGCGACGGGTCCGACTGCAGCCAGGCGCAGATCTCCCCGACCTTCGTCCGCTCGACGAACACGGTGGTCTCCCCCCACCCCACTTCGGAGCGCCCGATGGCTCCGCCGAACTTCGCTCGCAAGGCCGCGACGGAAGGGTTGGCCGGACCGCCTTTGTAGGCCACTTTCTTCGGCGTCACCGGCTGATCCCCGCCCGGCATGACGATCTCGAACGTAGGCTCCGACAGAGCCTTCATCCTTTCTCCACTCATGGCGTCGACCGCGTCTGATGCACGGAGTTACCGAAGGGCTCAGAGAGCTCGTCGATCCTCGACGGCGGGATGTAGAGCTGCGACGTGGGGTCCGGCATCAGCTCGTCACGGATGGCTTCGTTGCCCATGCGCTCTTCCCTGACCTTCTTCTGCAGCATCATGATGCCGTAGATGAGGCCTTCCGGGCGCGGCGGGCATCCCGGGACGTAGACGTCCACCGGGATGATCGTGTCGATCCCCTGCACCACCGCGTAGGAGTCGAACATGCCGCCCGAGGAGGCGCAGGCGCCCATGGAGATGACCCACTTGGGCTGCGGCATCTGCTGGTAGATGCGGCGGATGACCGGGGCGAGCTTGAACGGGACGCGGCCGGCGCAGATGAGGACGTCCGACTGGCGCGGCGAGAAGGACATGCGCTCCATGCCGAAGCGCGCGAGGTCGAAGTGGGAGGCCGCCGAGGCCATGAACTCGATGGCGCAGCAGGCGGTGCCGAAGGGCATGGGCCAGAGGGAGTTGGCGCGTCCCCAGTTGACCACGAAGTCGAGCGACGTGGTGACGAAGGGCTGGTCGCCTGCGGCGTCGTACTCGTACTTGAGCTTGCCGTCGGGATTGGACCCCGAGGCCATCCACTGCTTCAATCCCATTGGAGGGCTCCCTTCTTCCAGATGTAGACGTAGCCGGCGAGGAGGATGGTCATGAAGACCAGCATCTCGCCGAGGCCGAAGAACGAGATGGAGCCTGCCGGGCAGGCGCCGCCCACGAGGGCCACCGAGCAGGAGAGTTGGCGGAAGTAGGCGCCCCAGGGGATCATGAACACCGTCTCGATGTCGAAGACGATGAAGAGCATGGCCACCATGTAGAACTTCACGGAGAACCGTTCCCGCGCGTCGTTGATGACGGGGATGCCGGACTCGTAGGGCTGCTGCTTGACCGGGGTCGGGCGGCTGCGCGTGATGAGGTGCGCGAGGCCGAGGATGAGGACCGCGTTGACGGCGACGAAGCCGACGAGGAGCAGGACGGGCAGGTACGTCCGTTCCATAGGGGGGGAGAGCGGGCGTTGGGGTTCGTGAATTATTTCACGAGCTTCATACTTTCGGGTGGGAAAGTAGCCGCGGGGGGTGCGGGAGGCAACCCAAGTTGAAGCGGGTGAAGGGGATGGGTGGAAAATCCCGAGCGGTGGGTTCGGAATGCCCCGGGACTGATTGACGGGGGGAGGTCGCGGGGCGAGGATTAGCCCAGTATCGGCAGGCAGTTCCCCACCCCACACCCCAAAGGGCACGTGTCAATCAAGAACGACCGCTGGATCACGGAGATGGCGACGAAGCACGGGATGATCGAGCCGTTCGAGTCGTCGCAGCAGCGCGACGGGGTGGTGTCCTATGGCGTGTCGGCGTACGGGTACGACATGCGGGTGGCGCCGGAGTACAAGATCTTCACGAATGTGCTGAGCTCGATCGTGGATCCGAAGCATTTCGATCCGAAGAGCTTCGTGGAGTTCGAGGGGCCGGTTTGCATCGTGCCGCCGAACTCGTTCGCGCTCGCGCGGTCCGTTGAGTACTTCCGGATTCCGCGGAATGTCATGACGATCACGGTCGGGAAGTCGACGTATGCGCGGTGCGGGATCATTACGAACGTGACGCCCTTTGAGCCCGAGTGGGAAGGTTACGTCACGCTCGAGATCTCGAATACCACTCCCCTGCCGGCCAAGATCTATTCGAATGAAGGGATTGCGCAGGTGCTCTTCTTCGAGGGGGATGAGGGGCCGCTGGTTTCCTACCGCGACAAGAAGGGGAAGTATCAGGGGCACAGACTGCCTCGAGCGCGAAAAGACTGTCCTCGATCTTTGAGCGTGCGGCCGCAGCGATTGCTGCGATGTCGCCGGAGCATAGAATCCAGGCTCGATCTCCAGCACGCAACCGGGCGAAGGCATGCGCGAAGAGGTCCTGTTCTCCGCGGTCGAGTCCTACGGCGGCTGGATCGGCTAGCAGATACTCCGCGCGTTCAGCCTCTGCGACTCGATGAACGGCGTCGAGTCGTGAAAGGTCAGAGTCTGTGACGACAACATACCCCGAGGCTCCGGAATCGCCCCGCAGAGACTCCGCTCGACACTCCTCCACCGTCTGCACGAGCAATGCGCCTGACAGAGCGTTCCAGGTGCCTGTTCGCACTGCTTCTATGATGACG is a window encoding:
- the nuoL gene encoding NADH-quinone oxidoreductase subunit L encodes the protein MLALSFALTLAIFFAMRGAGEGMHVPYVLTLFEWMPTGKLSVDVAFQLDQLSMVMMLIITGIGTLIHIFSVGYMQEDPGYPRYFAYLNLFVFFMLLLVMGSSYPLMFVGWEGVGLCSYLLIGFWFSEKANADAGKKAFIVNRIGDFGFLVAMFLMFANFGSLTYAGVGAAAPEAAFGGALITAICLFLFLGATGKSAQIPLFIWLPDAMAGPTPVSALIHAATMVTAGVYLIARSAILFSMAPTAQLTVAVIGALTAVFAATIGLKQWDIKKVLAYSTVSQLGYMFVGVGVGAYTAGVFHLMTHAFFKALLFLGSGSVIYAMHQAYHATHNHEDAQDMRNMGGLKAYMPITFTLMWIATLAIAGIPPFSGFFSKDEILASVFARTHGSTLAEASLLGVPGSAVLMIVYVLGLAAALMTAVYMTRMMLYTFHGPNRTGEKEQPHLKEAPWVMTGPLVVLGVLSALGGFFNLPALFGGGSAEILHHWLEPVVGEGTKLVLHGEEAAHLSHSTEYALIGTAIAIAVAGIAFAWTRLKPEVLVPAKDSPAEAGIEKTLLNKWYVDEAYATTVVKPTLGISRNLLWKGIDTGIIDGLLVNGSAVVTRFAGWCGSQLQSGRVGTYAWVLLLGVLSVLSAFSFR
- the nuoK gene encoding NADH-quinone oxidoreductase subunit NuoK, whose amino-acid sequence is MMLAESLALSAVLFTIGVVGVLTRRNAIILFMCVELMLNAVNLSFVALSKLYGATGQVFVIFVMTVAAAEAAVGLAIIIAIFRHRQSVNLEDINLLKG
- a CDS encoding NADH-quinone oxidoreductase subunit J is translated as MTPLGNDFFTLFYSFHFYLFGLIAIASAILFVTRKSPVAAAMWLVNVMFCLAALYMLLDAQFIGAIQVLVYAGAIMVVFLFVVMLLNLGSADAVTDIRGNAGRLAAGAVGLAMLAEIMVLARSSFPATLKLKAAETAMAIDGPGGVIGPIAAPLFREHLLAFELTSMLLLTAIVGAVVIGKKKGANDAR
- a CDS encoding NADH-quinone oxidoreductase subunit I; the encoded protein is MERPVGEVSYVRATLKGLALTLKHLVDPHRVTIQYPEEKWDLSPRWRGTHRMLTTEDGKAKCVACGLCPTVCPANCIKLVPGEDEEGNRYPLVFEIDEFRCIFCGYCQEVCPEEAIHLGRHYENAEFNRQKFVYDLERLTAQTHPVSELWDPMHPKGE
- the nuoH gene encoding NADH-quinone oxidoreductase subunit NuoH, yielding MQEISQLPPQTLAFLVFTVIKMLAIFTLYMVVVAYTTLAERKVSAWIQDRHGPNRVGPWGLLQVAADGVKNFMKEETMPGEVNKPLFILAPALAFTTAMIAWAVIPFGAPLPTPWGKIDLVVADLPIGFLYVLAITSLGVYGIVLAGWSSNNKYSLLGGLRSSAQMVSYEIAMGMSLVCVLLMSGNVSLNGIIAQQQASAWNIVLLSIAGFLFIVSAFAETNRVPFDLPEAESELVAGYHAEYSGMKFSMFFIAEYANMITASAMFVTLFFGGWDIPFTQWDNSGPATVLKSLVTFGAFALKLYFFVFFYIWIRWTLPRFRYDQLMSLGWKFMLPVALAYIVIVASAVLGLDAAGVARTSATFWMVMGVMNIAIAILLFVIIDRGRIISPASSRLDREKVARLRQTATDRTTLVQGETR
- a CDS encoding (2Fe-2S)-binding protein, which gives rise to MTLKDEGGKMVNLVIEGRGVSVPEGTTILEAAKHAGVLIPHYCYHPGLPVAGVCRMCLVEVEKMPKLAPSCATAVGEGQVVHVYSEKALEARKGVLELLLINHPLDCPICDQAGECELQDYTFQEGRADSRYQEPKRFNPVEDFGGDVLYVTNRCILCTRCVRFMDDVHHEPVLCVSERGDRAMISKAPDADLVQPWAANVIDLCPVGALVSKDFLNKARAWELDRTASVCTGCSQGCNSVLETRDNVVVRMKPRSNDDVNKFYLCDAGRLDYRWMSRADRIEVPQIRVHDELKPVDWEVALREVGSRMKGRRAYVVASPKLSNEALFLLRRIIKATGGEGVFRCATGPEAPLPGVKDLSLRADRAPNVNGAELLGFARRDADVLAGLKDGDVLVLADDALDGMDAKAVAKASAVIVVGTVLPMTVGTPAVVLPIANVAEEEGTFTNLRGRVQRFLQAKAAPGMARPSWYALADLATAVGADSDDCSLPQTVFAKLAGEVPAFAGLSYDQLGLRGATVAGATAGSTAGAH
- the nuoF gene encoding NADH-quinone oxidoreductase subunit NuoF, which codes for MGYPHKSHPRETPILSKHFGDPEARTLDGWKARGGYKALAQALHMEPTAIVDIVKASGLRGRGGAGFPTGLKWSFMKPGDGKQHYLCCNADESEPGTFKDREIMRWTPHALIEGVAIGAYAIGATKAYIYIRGEFSEPIQVMEKALAEARAAGIIGKNAMGSGKDVEIWVHKGAGAYICGEETALMNSIEGKRGNPRIKPPFPAVAGLFGMPTTINNVETLAAVPHIMNNGAEWYKAMCLSSPKSMGSKLFSVCGNVAKPGNYEVVMGFSFKEFLYDLCGGPPAGRKFKALIPGGSSVPVITIEEAEQVKMDYEGFMEVGTMLGSGGVIIFDDAQSMPRQLARLARFYAHESCAQCTQCREGTAWMTKILERIVAGQGTFEDLDTIFELSESMTGKTICVLSDSCGAPVVSGIKKFRGEFEALIKGRRSSTVAMAGAR
- a CDS encoding NAD(P)H-dependent oxidoreductase subunit E: MFTAGSARRKELDDIISRYPEKRAALLPALWMIQQERGWISEDSMKEVGEQLGCTAAYVKGVVTFYTMYHQHPVGRNFIQVCTTSPCLCAGADDVVKAFLELTGCRELGLTSPDGKYTVIEVECLGACGFATPVQINEDYVENVTPAKVPEILADSLKAIKAEG
- the nuoD gene encoding NADH dehydrogenase (quinone) subunit D, producing MEIKHRTPEEAFGPELEGEHMLINIGPQHPATHGVLRLVLELDGETVVRCIPHVGYLHCGFEKIGEYRQYNQIIPWTDREDYLNSMGNNVAFVLGAERLFGIEITERCTVLRVIAMELSRIISHLVWLGTTCIDIGAFTPFLWSFQERENVYKLLEGWTGARLTTSGTRVGGMIADVPDGWVDGLKGFLERFPKTLDQVDRMLTRNAIWVGRTVGLGVMSPQEALNYGLSGPMLRASGVAYDVRKDFPYLDYETYDFDVPVGTNGDVYDRFLVRSEELKQSVRILEQAVKRLPDGPVNVDDPRVILPHKHKATSEMESMIHHFKLVMEGPRPPIGETYVPIESPKGEKGYYFVSDGTSKPVRWRIRPPSYVNLSAIPKMVEGHLLSDVIAINASIDIVMGEIDR
- a CDS encoding NADH-quinone oxidoreductase subunit C; translation: MKALSEPTFEIVMPGGDQPVTPKKVAYKGGPANPSVAALRAKFGGAIGRSEVGWGETTVFVERTKVGEICAWLQSDPSQSYEYLSDVTAVEYRDHVRPIEVVWHIRSIKYRRFLRLKAEIPKDGKTPLEVPSVWPVWKGADWLERECYDMFGITFAGHPDLRRILLWEQYKEGFPLRKDFPLRGRFSRSEQLKNALSQDPEAKYSMEELSVAEAFGHLPADMRKRLAGGEKVGE
- a CDS encoding NADH-quinone oxidoreductase subunit B is translated as MASGSNPDGKLKYEYDAAGDQPFVTTSLDFVVNWGRANSLWPMPFGTACCAIEFMASAASHFDLARFGMERMSFSPRQSDVLICAGRVPFKLAPVIRRIYQQMPQPKWVISMGACASSGGMFDSYAVVQGIDTIIPVDVYVPGCPPRPEGLIYGIMMLQKKVREERMGNEAIRDELMPDPTSQLYIPPSRIDELSEPFGNSVHQTRSTP